tcaaacctaatCTAAGGCCATCAATAACAATCCTAAAtaggataataatgctaagtcaaTACCAAAACCAAGGCCCATAGCCTAATCTAAGGATTTTACGGGACTATTCTAGCCAAAAGCTCACCCGGGAAATGTGAAAATGGAAAAGGATGAAGAGAATGCTAATCTCAATAAATACCAACCTAAATCCCATAAAATATATACTAATAAATATCTACTAAAGCTCAGTCAAGGTGGATGACCGTAGCTTACCTCAAAACTGATCACGGGCACACTAAATGCACTTCATGATAGCTATTTGTACCGAATCACCTCCAAATGTCACCACGCTGTCAAACTGTTGATCCCCACGTCAATACGAGCATTTTAACACCAAAATCACATTTTTCGGAGATGGAtgtaaaatcaaatcaaaaatgGGATTGTAGGACTCGCGTTGGGAATCTCAAAATTAGCTCAGTGAAAAGGTTCATTTGAGCTTaccaaacttgtgttccaaaatataGCACAATTCGATTCTCAAACATGAAGAATTCATCCCATGCAATtatttcaccattaaagctaAATTTCAAGCTTGTGCAGCCCCTTTGGGGaggaaattacctcaaaataTTCATGCATCTCCCGAATACTCCATAGCGAACCCACAATCCACATGAACACCCAACACTTTGAATCACCTTAATCGGAGCTCTATAGCTTAAGAAATCAAAACCTTTGTTAAAGAGAAGAGTCAAGAGGAGAGCAGCAGTTAAAACCAATAAAATGCCTCAAATGAAGCTTCCCCAATGCTTTCTGATCATACCACTGTGTTCTCCTAAAAAAATCACGCAAgatagccttttgaatcactcaatttggacttgaaatgcTCAAGAAATCGTATTTTAAATGAGGGTTGAAACCTAAAATGAAGTTTTAAATAAAAGCAGGTCTGGTGACAAAAAGTAAAAATCTGGTCACTAAAAACTCATTTTCTGGTGGCTGAAGGTCTGCACCAGAAAATCAGATTTTGCTATTTTTCAAAGTCTCCGAACAGCCCCTCGAGATTCATTTGAAACTCGATAATAATAAATTAGATATGTtaacccactaaattcgacgaTTCGAACTCAACGGAGCACTTAAAATTTTTATACGAAGTCATTTGAATAAAAAGTAGGTTCCACACCCAAGCGCCAATTTTGCAATTCTATAAAGAGGCTCGGAATGAGACCGAAAGTCTTGAAAACCGCACAAAAGGTCGTTCTataccaaactcgacatttcgaAACTAACCGCGTTGTCGTATTTTCATTCCAAGCacgttttctaagaatgttgaccaaagacaaccttaggccaaatttcaaaggctaaaatacTAAATGACCCTAAACTCGTACTGAATGCTTCGATACTCGAGCTGACCATGCAACCAGTCTAATTAGACCactccagagctgatggaaccatcagaattccattctgaagtcgttttcctagagttttgaccgaagtcaatcattcaaactccaagtgctccaaaataagaaaatagacTTAAAACCTAAACGAACGATTAGGCGACCGAACTGTCATTgtcagtaagtcataaatgacttgaggtcgCTACAGGAAAGCTCTTAATGCTAAAAGGATTGGAATATAGAGataatgacctagagggtcattacaacaccTTTGTAGGATTTAAGATAAATCCACTAAGCACAATGAGCCAACAACAAATGAAGATTACAAACTATGTAACCCAAGGAAATTACCCTAATTCCTAAAACTACACAAACCTCCCAAGGTTTATGTTCCCAAGTCTTGAGTCATGCAACTTGGAAACCAAGCTCTTACTCCAATTTATAACTCATTGGATCTAGAAAGCATTAGTATAATAATTCGATGAACGATCCTAAAACATAACAATGAACCTTATTCAGCTAAGACTCCTTAACTATAATCAGGTTCTTCGACGTGTTTCACTGTATCAAGATGCACTTCAGAAGTCAATCACTTAAATGTTAATTCGGCCAATTGAGAATTGTATTTACTATTGTGGAAGTGTGTAACCTTCTTTGTTGAATGATTCCCATTTTATACAACCTTTTCACAGAGTTGTACTTTACTTGAGACTCCTTATAAAGTCAAACTGTTCTTGAAATCAAagtctttcttttcttgaacCTCGTAGTCAAACACTAACTTGTGAATATTTAGTACCTGATTATTCCAATGTGATTTATCTAAAGTAATTACATTTCTTGATTTAAGCACACATGAATTTATCTGCAACAGTCCTTATGAACCACCTGTGAACCTGTATAGTATTTCGTCAATCATCAAAACTCTGTTAAACCCAATAAGTTACCACGCAAACATATTAAATAATCTttctgttttaatttgtttgttctaCTTCTTTTAGTGTTTTTCAAAAAGTatgtctcttttctttttcgacaattctttaatttaatttttcacatgatatattttaagcTATATATAGGATTAAATAACATTTAACATGTCTTTAGTTTATGGCCATATAATTCAAaagtattcttttttttcttaaacccgtgtcaagtcaaaatataataataatcacCACTGCTCTCTCCTTAAGCATGTTTGCATCGCATCTTCTAAAAATTGTTTTCCGCTACTGGGCTAGAGTTCTTATGCTCCAGCACCAAGTCACTAACTACCATTTTTATACTATAGAGGGAAAGTGAGGGACAGGTCCATTGCCTGAATAAGATTCAAATATACGAAGCAAAAGATTTGCCAGTCAACAATTTCATCTTTAAGCGTTTTTTTCCTCCTTGATCAATGTACATGAAGTCAACATATGTAGGTTAGTACTCATTAAATCCGAAAAAAGAAAAGGTACTCCTCATTAAAGAGTGAAAGTCATGAAATTGCATCTCATCATATCACATCTTGTTTGTCAGGTGCCAATGGTGTTTAAAAGATGCAAGTATTTGTCAACCGCACTAGTAGGGACCGCAACATTTACCTTCACAGAATCCTTCTGATCATACACTGGCAATAATATACAGTACCTATCACAGCAAACTGGCCCTACCTCAACAGGCCTCCCCATTCCTATGTCAATTTTCTCTAATCCCAGTTTTGACCATTGTGACATTATCAACACACCGACTGAGTCTGGACTCGTTCCACTCGAACTCACCGATTCCACCACCTCTCTCACGTACTCATCGTCTACTCTATCCTTTGCTCTTTTCACTAACCCAGCTGCATATCCCAACCCCTTTTCAAACAAGTCTTTCGCAGAAGCTTGAGCGCATCCCAGGACGAAACCATTTCCGTAGTAACCAATGGGCAAGCTCGGCTTCACTCGGTTCCGTATGTTTATGGTAAACAATAGTTTTACTGTTTGGTGGGCCGGTAAATTTAATGATGTTGCCCAACTCTTCCATATATGAGCAGAGAGGACTTCAAACGAAGTGCACGAGGACTGGCTGTATGttaataatttctttaattCGCCTACTCTGCTCCTGTCGAATGTGACTGAAGTGGGTGCGAGCCTTTCTTGAGAAAATCGAGAATCAAATCCACAAAGATCGGCAACTTTCTTAAACTCTGGATGATTTGTCGATTTTTGTTGATAAAGCTTATTATACGGTTTTGGGTCCATGAGATAACGATTCCATACTGGTTGGGGCTTAAACTCTGTGAATAATTTTTGCTTACCAGTAGCTAACTCAGCGAACAAATTGAGGAACTCAGCACTACCAATTCCATCACAGAGACAATGATTAAACCCGACCCCTAACGTTGCGGATCCATCGGAGAGCCACGTCAGCTGGATAACTAAGGCTGGGGCCCCTTTGAGGACGTCGGCCACTTGTAACGATAAGAGCTTCCGCCACTGCGTTTTATGCCGGGGAGCTCCTTCAAATCCTTTTGCCGTGAGATCGGAGGCGGCTTGTATGAAAGCCGCACCCTGAGCTCGACAGACCACCTCTAGGCCTGCGGAGCCATTGGTTCGAGCCCTGACTCTCCCGGCTAAGGGATAGTAAGGAACCAGGGCTCGACCAAGTGCAGTCTTGATGCGGTTCACTGTAGCCGATTTATCTAATACATGGCGTGAGGGCTTGTAAACCAGCAAATATTCGATGGTGAAGCGCAAAAAGAGCTGAGAATCCAAAGCGGAAAGTGGTAGAACTTGTATTGGGGTTGGCTCTGAAGGGGTGATTAAAACAGCTTCTTTTACAAGAAAGCTTGACATTTTAGCATCTAAACTTGTGATGAACAATATGTGAATATAAAGCTAGTAATTTGCAATTACAACTATATGCATATATCTAATAAAGATATGCGAGTATATATATAGTGATACAATATGTACGGTCTTTTCTGGCCAGTAATGGGTTAAAGGGAGGGCGTGGCTGGTGGTGGGTTTGCACCGTGTTATGTTTAAAGGTGGATACTTCCTCTCTTCTAATTTATGTGCCAATTTTAAAAGTTACAcaagttttttatttattttaatttttcatatgtttgttaaatatttaaaaatattaatttatgattaaaatttataaatttgaatctcaaaattttaattttttaattgtgTAGAGTAAATTGAGCAGAGCATTATTGTTTGATTATTGTTTACAACCTATTTATCAATGGTcatacaattttttattttaagaaaacttctcatttttaaaaaatggttGATTATATATTGAAGTCACATTTTCACTCCAACTTTGAAGGTGATATTGGTTTTAACTGTGTTATCaaaaacaacttcaattttaaaatatcatatttttaatttttatttttatttctaaatttctaaatttactttttaaaaatattcccAAAATCAGTCGAAGCGATACTAATTTTTTGTGATAGTTACGGTTTCTATTAATCAAAGATAGTAGATACATAGCGAAAGAACAATTAAAATGCACATACATTAAACCCAACACTActactattttttattattactaaAAAAGGGACAGATTATGTATGAAATAGTGTAATTGTTGGATCCGGCTTTTTTTTAATCGTTTCTCTTCATTTTCTTAACAAGCATCTTAgctataattaaaatacaaaaCTTTGAAAAGCATTCCTTAATTTTGATATGCAATATTAAATTCGCCACATATTCTGATACTAATTAAACTCATTTGTAAATTTTACATTGAGAAAATCGATGAATCAATGTTAAAATCGCTCGTATAGTTAAATTTGTGAATTTGTCCGCAGTTTGCGcggtttataaaaaaaattaacatacTCCGAAATGTCATTTTTATAAATTCAGATagaatatacaaattttaattttattatattgattaaaacacaaaaataatattttttattgatgtTAGATAATAgcatttcaaaagaaaaatgattttgtatttcaaataaaagaaacatgaaataaaacCAAACAAAACTAAAATCATAAAGACACAAACAACCAACATATTATTGGCATATTCGCACACGTCTCTAAAGTTCACCAATTGCATTTTATTTTGACAAAGTGAAGTACATATCATATTATTATGCATATGTGATATAGGTTTCGAGACAATATATTGAAAAAAGctcgaatttttttttctttctcaaaattgGTAAATCATTGTCTGCACAATAATGTAGCTGTCTAAATAATGATACTTACTCATCCCATctttatgaaaaacttgcaTAATTATGCTTTCTAAACTCACTTAGCATGCTTCTATGGTGACAATAAATCATGCACAATATCACACAGTAATTTATAAAGACTATGATATTCATACTTACCTCAAGATAGAGAGAATGATTGATTATCTTTAGGCACTGCAAATTGTCACACAAACATCCAATGTGACAAAATATTgtgaaaatttatgattacaATCGAGATAAAATTCTCAACTCCTACAATTCTACATGAATCCCTAGTTTTCTCTCATGGGTTATCGCATCAATCATCTCAATTTGTTATCTGTCTTTGAGATGACTTCATATTTCATGTTTAGTCAGTCAATTTCAaacacattttaaaaaaatgaaaacatcGACATACGTAATTTTTACAatacaaattcaaaaaaatatataaaattaaagagcATGAGAATTGAGGTGATCAAAAAGTCAAGCAAGAGATTGAACTTACCAAAGTAGATGCTCGAGATTCGTAATAGCATGAAAcaatgaaattttgatgaaaaaaatcaCATTCATTtgtgaattatatatatatatccgagATAATTTATtgactaaaaaagaaagtgGTAATTAAGAGAATTTAATTAGTGTATTTTGGGTTCATATGTGAAGTGTGGAGCTATAAAGATACGTTGATAAGTTACTGGAAAAAGTCCGTTACAATATGCTAATAGATAAAGATTAGAAATTATATGTAATCATTAATTTTGcaattaggaaaaaaaaattaacatttcGTAATTAGTGCTAGTTATTAGTTAATCAATTATCTTGGAATAGGAAAACGTTCGTGTTACTGCTAATTTTTTTGGCAACATTCATGTTATTggtaatttaattataaatatacaGTCAAATTAAACTACCATTTATTATGTAATAGCAAAATTGACGTTCAGTTTTTAGTTACTGGCAATTTTATAGCCATTATACAATACCTTTTGGAAGGAAGAGTTAAATGTAATAAATACTCATAATGAGGAAAGAGattaactttttaaaaagattattGAACAGAAAATGAATTAACCTTTTGGAAGGAAGAGTTAAATGTAATAAATACTCATAATGAGGAAAGAGattaactttttaaaaagattattgaacagaaaatgaattaaaaaattaaaaattctcagaaaatagataaatagtgATAGTGGTCAATGAGGTATGCCACATCAGGATGCTTATTTTCAGCTTTATATATATTAGTAAATTTGATCGTGCTTCGCCCATAAACCTTATTAAATTTATgagttattatttatataatatttaaagttatacatttttaaattaatattttgtttgaaattttatgtttcaactatatatatgtgtatatctAATATTCATTCATTACATGTctaaaatatttgatttcatttATTTATATGATAGTCATAACTTTAGTTTTTTTAAGAAATCTCCTTTCAAATAAGTTAACAGATAAGTGGAAGACAAAGTAAAAAGACAGAATTTAAATACggtatttttatttgttttttttttttcgcATTCATTTTCCTCCTtttctatctttcttttaaaaatttctgTTACCTTCATCCTCttctaaattatatatttattttatgtcgTTTGTGGCAAAAATTTGTAAGTATGATTAGTTAAAAATGTAGAAACTTATTGTTTCCTCTCTAATTCACTTAAAAATATCTCCCCACCCACCGTAGAATCTTGTTAtgaattcaagttttttttttttttaaaagacggCACCATtgattatttgataattcaacAAATCTTATTAAATCACGCTATGCTCCTTCAGTTCTTCGTTATCCTTAAAACATACACATCGTTCATTCTACTAAATATCATACATTTTTAGAGaataaagattttgtgaaatttgTCTGTATGACTTGTAGGGAGATTTTTTATATCTTTCGAGattcattttattatataaggtaaaaaaactaaaataagtgattttagcccttttaaaataaattgattcTTGAACCCTTTTCACACTCATATAATTGcaaagataaaataataaaattcgaTCAAATTTATCATAATCGATTAGTTCCACAttctgaaattcaaaaaaaaaatcattggcTTATCGAATTATCTATCGAACTGTAAAAAAGATTcaacaagaaaaaaacaaaGCCACAAGTGTAATGatcttgaaggtcatttttgaattttttttgtagaaagactattttacccctcccgaTAGTTTTCTCGAGTCATATTTGATTAATATCTGATGTCGGTTCCgtagttttcttgaaaagttgagatttttagtaaaatttgagttttagaggttttaaatgactcaaaagtggtatttgaggtcatttggagttttgagtctcgaaatggaattccacCAATTTCATCAGTTCCAGAACATTGAAATTGGTCAAGGAGAGTTGACGAAACCAGATTTGGGGtcatatcgtggatttgaggtgttgagttggaaatagTTGAATTTTTGGCCacaggtttgactttggtcaacatttgaggatCAGAAGCTCGAAATTGAATTTcgacgactccgttggatttggAGGGTGATTTTAAGCCTACGGAAGTTCCTGTGTATTTTTTCGGAAGCTCTGAGGGAGATTTGGTCATTTGAGGTATAAATTgttttagttgtgactttttagTTTCCGGGTCAAGGAAGcctcaaaatcaaattttgcTGGTTCCGTTGATTCCAGAACGTCGAttttagtagggttgcatagATGATTTGTCTACACGGGATCCCAAACGAATCCCGAGGGTcaatttaaaactttaaaacttgGTGAATTTTTGGATTTCAGCTGTGTGTTGGTGCAACCTAGATATTGCGAGGGGGAGGCCGCGATCGCGACGCTCGCTTAAGTGAGCCCCCTTCGCGAAAGCGAAGGTCCGAGTCTGGTGAGGTGTCGCAAAAGTGAAGCATGTCGCCTTAGTGAAGGCACGGGGGTCGTGAAAGCGACCAAGTGGTTGCAAAAGCGAGGTCCGCTTAAGTGAACCCCCAGCAGTTTAAACGACATATGAGGGGGGTTAAGGTCGTAGTTTAGTCTTTTTGTAATGTGGCCTTTGTTTGTCAAAGATTTAAAAGCTACTAATGTTGAAATTTGGCAATCATATTTGTCAAAGATTTGATACACTTGATAAGGTTCATATTTGGCAACCATATTTGTCAAAGATTTGGTATACTTGATAAGGTTCACATTTGGCAACCATAAATGTCAAAGATTTGGTAGTCACAATATTTGATATATTCACACTAAGATGTTGAATTTTTGTATCTTCAAATGATATCATCAATGACATCAAGCAGCCCATTGTTTTACTATAACTAGGAAAGTTGACCATTAATTGAAATACTTTgaaacatatgaaaatattttattgctttctttctttgtattttcattaagagttattgtcacgacccaaccccgtaggccgtgactagggtccgacctagactccccgtacacatatctattagctgtggtcacattgaatcgtaaataagataatatcatgcaacagagccccactggacgataacattttcataaacctgtagcctttttcgtttgtgtcacaacatgaca
This Solanum dulcamara chromosome 8, daSolDulc1.2, whole genome shotgun sequence DNA region includes the following protein-coding sequences:
- the LOC129901604 gene encoding alcohol acyltransferase 9, producing MSSFLVKEAVLITPSEPTPIQVLPLSALDSQLFLRFTIEYLLVYKPSRHVLDKSATVNRIKTALGRALVPYYPLAGRVRARTNGSAGLEVVCRAQGAAFIQAASDLTAKGFEGAPRHKTQWRKLLSLQVADVLKGAPALVIQLTWLSDGSATLGVGFNHCLCDGIGSAEFLNLFAELATGKQKLFTEFKPQPVWNRYLMDPKPYNKLYQQKSTNHPEFKKVADLCGFDSRFSQERLAPTSVTFDRSRVGELKKLLTYSQSSCTSFEVLSAHIWKSWATSLNLPAHQTVKLLFTINIRNRVKPSLPIGYYGNGFVLGCAQASAKDLFEKGLGYAAGLVKRAKDRVDDEYVREVVESVSSSGTSPDSVGVLIMSQWSKLGLEKIDIGMGRPVEVGPVCCDRYCILLPVYDQKDSVKVNVAVPTSAVDKYLHLLNTIGT